Proteins from one Salaquimonas pukyongi genomic window:
- a CDS encoding peptidoglycan-binding domain-containing protein codes for MSVLKKGMSGAPVKRLQQKLGVSDDGIFGPGTERAVKEFQEANGLAVDGIAGPETFSAMGLNELVLLRVGSRGNLVKKLQEALGIDADGRYGPGTKKAVMAYQEANGLAADGMAGPKTLASLDAFKSSFNAETIQNSELRADEEGFEAEPMPEIKGTEYVKGDAGDAAPEKSLWSRVKGWFS; via the coding sequence ATGTCCGTACTGAAAAAGGGAATGAGCGGCGCCCCTGTAAAGCGTCTTCAGCAGAAACTCGGCGTCTCCGACGACGGAATTTTCGGCCCCGGCACCGAGCGGGCTGTAAAGGAATTCCAGGAGGCAAACGGCCTTGCGGTCGACGGCATTGCCGGTCCGGAGACGTTCTCTGCCATGGGCTTGAACGAACTTGTCCTGTTGCGGGTGGGTTCGCGCGGCAATCTGGTGAAAAAGCTTCAGGAGGCTTTGGGCATCGATGCTGACGGCCGGTATGGCCCTGGCACCAAAAAGGCGGTGATGGCCTATCAGGAAGCCAATGGCCTTGCGGCCGACGGCATGGCAGGCCCCAAAACGCTGGCCAGCCTTGATGCCTTCAAGTCGAGCTTCAACGCCGAAACGATCCAGAATTCGGAGCTTCGCGCGGATGAGGAGGGTTTTGAAGCCGAGCCGATGCCGGAAATCAAGGGCACGGAATACGTCAAGGGCGATGCCGGGGACGCAGCACCGGAAAAGTCCCTGTGGAGCCGGGTAAAGGGCTGGTTCTCGTAA
- a CDS encoding dimethyl sulfoxide reductase anchor subunit family protein yields the protein MHPAISVIFFTVMSGAGLGTIFLLGLGWPMPDGPLAAFLIALLAGGLTVAGLISSTFHLGHPERAWRALSQWRSSWLSREGVLAIATMVLFGIYALVWILTSERWIWLGFAVSLLAAITVFATAMIYGQLKTVPNWHTNWTPACYLAFALASSALLTAGIGTAESLFGFPVALWTAALLVIAWAVKFIWWNHAGQIGFTQTGSDTGTATGLGHLGTVRLLERPHTGENYLTREMVHQIGRKHARKLRVIALFLGLGLPLTLTFIAMGTGQPAILFLIGFVCMMAGLFAERWLFFAEAKHAVSLYY from the coding sequence ATGCATCCAGCCATATCCGTCATCTTCTTTACCGTCATGTCCGGCGCGGGACTTGGAACGATCTTTCTGCTGGGGCTCGGTTGGCCGATGCCTGACGGCCCGCTGGCAGCATTTTTGATAGCCTTGCTGGCAGGCGGACTGACCGTTGCAGGGCTGATTTCATCCACTTTTCATCTGGGGCACCCTGAGCGTGCGTGGCGGGCGCTGTCGCAGTGGCGCTCTTCCTGGCTTTCGCGGGAAGGTGTTCTGGCGATTGCGACCATGGTGCTGTTCGGCATTTACGCACTGGTGTGGATTTTGACCAGTGAGCGCTGGATCTGGCTCGGATTTGCCGTGTCGCTGTTGGCTGCCATAACCGTGTTCGCCACGGCCATGATCTACGGTCAGCTCAAGACCGTACCGAACTGGCATACCAACTGGACTCCGGCCTGCTATCTGGCTTTTGCCCTTGCCTCCAGCGCCTTGCTGACGGCCGGGATCGGTACAGCCGAAAGCCTGTTCGGGTTTCCGGTCGCGCTTTGGACGGCAGCCTTGCTGGTCATCGCGTGGGCGGTCAAATTCATCTGGTGGAACCACGCCGGGCAGATCGGCTTTACCCAAACCGGTTCCGACACCGGAACAGCAACTGGGCTCGGTCATCTGGGAACGGTCAGGCTCCTTGAAAGGCCGCATACCGGCGAAAACTATCTTACCCGGGAAATGGTACATCAGATTGGCCGAAAGCATGCGAGAAAGCTGCGCGTTATAGCGCTTTTCCTCGGCCTCGGCCTTCCCCTGACACTAACGTTTATCGCCATGGGAACAGGTCAGCCCGCCATCTTGTTCCTGATCGGCTTTGTCTGCATGATGGCAGGCCTGTTCGCCGAGCGCTGGCTGTTCTTTGCCGAAGCAAAGCACGCGGTTTCGCTTTATTACTGA
- a CDS encoding molybdopterin oxidoreductase family protein, whose amino-acid sequence MSVPAARVEPSPHVSDEVRKTTCYMCACRCGINVHLRNGADGKPKIRYIEGNRDHPINKGVLCAKGSAGIMQHYSPARLKKPLKRVGERGEGKFQEIEWEEALSIATQWLSNIRNSEPRKLAFFTGRDQSQSLTGWWAQQYGTPNFAAHGGFCSVNMAAGGIYTFGGAFWEFGSPDWEKSEYFMIFGVAEDHDSNPIKLGLSRLKARGKKIVGVNPVRSGYNAIADEWVGITPGTDGMFVLSIVHELLKAGKVDLDYLIRYTNAPWLVIDNPGGADHGLFARDKQGNALVIDRRSGRPVAYNKKDVRPHLKGVTKLGRGRSARNAIPVFELLARKYLADEYRPEHASSITGVPAVQIRRLAAELAEAAFERQVVVDQPWTDMKGERHEKMIGRPVSFHAMRGISAHSNGFQTCRSIHLLQILLGSIDTPGGFRFKPPYPRPVAAQPKPHAGNLPHEPLPGPHLGFLRGPEDLLINEDGSAKRVDKAFSWDAPMSAHGLMHMVIANAHAGDPYPIDTLFMYMANMSWNSSMNTQSVMKMLTDKDESGEYVIPRLIYSDAYASEMVAFADLVLPDTTYLERHDAISLLDRPISEPEAMCDAIRWPVLEPDRDVRGFQSVLLDLGARLGLPGMVKEDGTAKFADYADYIVNHQRKPGVGPLSGWRGEDGGKTGRGEPNRNQLRRYIENGGFCETHVPAEAHYFKHANKAWQDWAVEMGLQDSPVENIFQLYLEPLRKFQLCAEGKTEPIPPERYRSRIRDCFDPLPAWYPPFEGTAVDEAEYPFHALTQRPAAMYHSWGSQNAWLRQIHGSNPMYIPQAICDELGLEQGDWAWIVSAHGRIKVPVAPMRAVNEKTLWTWNAIGKRKGAWTLSPGAPEATRGFLLNHIINELLPPKGDGHRWSNSDPITGQAAWFDLRVRVEKAEAGEAVSLPQFDAQSSPVSADGANLEYGKEWSK is encoded by the coding sequence ATGTCTGTGCCCGCCGCCAGGGTGGAACCATCGCCGCATGTGTCAGATGAGGTGCGCAAAACCACCTGCTACATGTGCGCGTGCCGGTGCGGCATCAATGTGCACCTTCGCAACGGTGCCGATGGCAAGCCGAAAATCCGTTACATCGAGGGCAATCGCGATCATCCCATCAACAAGGGGGTTTTGTGCGCCAAGGGTTCGGCAGGGATCATGCAACATTATTCGCCGGCCCGGCTGAAGAAACCGCTGAAGCGGGTTGGCGAGCGCGGCGAGGGCAAGTTCCAGGAAATCGAGTGGGAGGAAGCCCTATCCATCGCCACACAGTGGCTTTCGAACATCCGAAACAGTGAACCGCGCAAGCTTGCCTTTTTTACCGGACGCGACCAGAGCCAGTCGCTGACCGGCTGGTGGGCGCAGCAATACGGAACGCCCAACTTTGCCGCTCATGGGGGGTTCTGCTCGGTCAACATGGCGGCGGGCGGTATCTACACCTTTGGCGGTGCGTTCTGGGAGTTCGGGTCGCCAGATTGGGAAAAATCGGAGTATTTCATGATCTTCGGCGTGGCCGAGGATCATGATTCCAACCCCATCAAGCTCGGCCTTTCCAGGCTCAAGGCACGCGGCAAGAAGATTGTCGGCGTCAATCCGGTGCGCAGCGGCTACAACGCCATCGCCGATGAGTGGGTGGGCATCACGCCCGGAACCGACGGCATGTTCGTGCTGTCGATCGTCCATGAACTGCTGAAGGCCGGAAAGGTCGATCTCGACTATCTGATCCGCTACACCAATGCACCCTGGCTGGTGATCGACAATCCAGGCGGGGCCGATCACGGGCTGTTTGCCCGCGACAAGCAGGGCAATGCGCTGGTCATCGACCGCAGAAGCGGCAGGCCGGTTGCCTACAACAAGAAGGATGTGCGTCCGCACCTGAAGGGAGTGACAAAGCTCGGGCGGGGCAGGTCCGCCCGCAATGCTATTCCGGTGTTCGAATTGCTGGCGCGCAAATATCTTGCCGACGAATACAGGCCGGAACATGCAAGCAGCATTACCGGCGTGCCGGCAGTACAGATCAGACGGCTGGCAGCCGAACTCGCCGAAGCGGCCTTTGAACGGCAGGTGGTTGTCGACCAGCCCTGGACTGACATGAAGGGCGAACGGCACGAAAAGATGATTGGGCGGCCGGTTTCCTTTCATGCCATGCGCGGTATTTCCGCCCATTCCAACGGTTTTCAAACCTGCCGGTCGATCCACCTTTTGCAGATACTGCTCGGCTCGATCGACACGCCGGGCGGCTTTCGCTTCAAGCCGCCTTATCCGCGCCCGGTAGCTGCCCAGCCCAAGCCGCATGCCGGAAACCTGCCCCACGAACCGTTGCCGGGGCCGCATCTCGGCTTTCTTCGCGGGCCGGAAGATCTGCTGATCAACGAGGATGGATCGGCAAAGCGCGTCGACAAGGCGTTCTCGTGGGATGCGCCGATGTCCGCACACGGGCTGATGCACATGGTGATCGCCAACGCCCATGCGGGCGACCCCTACCCCATCGATACGCTGTTCATGTACATGGCCAACATGTCGTGGAATTCGAGCATGAACACGCAGAGCGTGATGAAAATGCTCACCGACAAGGATGAGAGCGGCGAATACGTTATCCCGCGGCTCATCTACAGCGATGCCTATGCTTCGGAGATGGTGGCTTTTGCCGATCTGGTGCTGCCGGATACCACCTATCTGGAGCGCCATGATGCCATTTCACTGCTTGACCGGCCGATCAGCGAGCCCGAAGCGATGTGCGATGCCATCCGCTGGCCGGTGCTGGAGCCAGACCGTGACGTGCGCGGCTTTCAGTCCGTGCTGCTGGATCTGGGTGCACGGCTTGGCCTGCCAGGCATGGTGAAAGAGGACGGCACAGCCAAGTTTGCAGATTATGCCGATTACATCGTCAATCATCAGCGCAAGCCGGGGGTTGGTCCACTGTCGGGCTGGCGCGGGGAAGATGGCGGGAAAACCGGGCGCGGCGAACCCAATCGGAACCAGCTCCGCCGCTATATCGAAAATGGCGGGTTTTGTGAAACCCATGTCCCCGCCGAGGCGCATTATTTCAAGCATGCCAACAAGGCCTGGCAGGACTGGGCGGTTGAAATGGGGCTGCAGGACAGCCCGGTGGAAAACATCTTTCAACTGTATCTGGAACCGCTGCGGAAGTTTCAGTTGTGTGCAGAGGGCAAGACAGAGCCCATCCCGCCGGAACGCTATCGAAGCCGCATACGTGATTGTTTCGACCCCCTGCCGGCCTGGTATCCGCCGTTCGAGGGAACGGCCGTAGACGAAGCGGAGTATCCCTTTCACGCCCTGACACAACGCCCGGCGGCGATGTATCATTCCTGGGGATCGCAGAATGCCTGGCTGCGCCAGATTCACGGCTCCAACCCCATGTATATTCCCCAGGCGATTTGTGATGAACTGGGTCTTGAGCAGGGAGACTGGGCCTGGATCGTCTCCGCCCATGGCCGCATCAAGGTGCCGGTTGCTCCCATGCGGGCGGTCAACGAAAAGACTCTGTGGACCTGGAACGCCATCGGCAAGCGCAAGGGGGCCTGGACGCTGTCGCCGGGGGCACCGGAGGCAACCAGGGGTTTCCTGCTCAATCACATCATCAACGAATTGCTGCCGCCCAAGGGCGACGGCCATCGCTGGTCGAACTCCGACCCGATAACCGGCCAGGCAGCATGGTTCGATTTGAGGGTGCGGGTTGAAAAGGCGGAAGCGGGAGAAGCGGTAAGCCTGCCGCAATTCGATGCCCAGTCAAGCCCCGTGAGTGCTGACGGTGCCAATCTGGAATATGGCAAGGAGTGGAGCAAATGA
- a CDS encoding 4Fe-4S dicluster domain-containing protein — protein sequence MTSLPETTGKKLGLVIDLDICVGCHACVVNCKEWNTGGYGAPLADTEPYGDNPSGAWLNRIHTFEITPQDAQKGAQAQIVHFPKSCLHCEQAPCVTVCPTGASYKRTDDGIVLVEEDICIGCGLCAWACPYGAREMDPVENVMKKCTLCVDRIYNENLPEIDRTPACVRTCPANARHFGDFADPHSSVSRMTAERGGIDLMAEMETRPVNKYLPPRPKTLPGKEAALAPAVVPKADEGLLGWIDRALEGLG from the coding sequence ATGACAAGCCTTCCGGAAACGACCGGCAAGAAACTCGGTCTTGTCATCGATCTCGACATTTGCGTCGGCTGTCATGCCTGTGTGGTGAACTGCAAGGAATGGAATACAGGTGGCTATGGGGCGCCGCTGGCCGATACCGAGCCTTATGGCGACAATCCGTCCGGTGCCTGGCTCAACCGCATCCATACCTTTGAGATCACGCCGCAGGACGCCCAGAAGGGGGCGCAGGCGCAGATTGTGCATTTCCCGAAATCCTGCCTTCATTGCGAACAGGCGCCCTGTGTCACGGTGTGTCCGACCGGCGCCAGCTACAAACGAACCGATGACGGCATCGTGCTGGTCGAGGAAGACATATGCATCGGTTGCGGCTTGTGTGCCTGGGCCTGTCCCTATGGCGCACGGGAGATGGATCCGGTCGAGAACGTGATGAAGAAATGCACCTTGTGTGTCGATCGCATCTACAATGAAAACCTGCCGGAGATCGACCGCACACCAGCCTGTGTGAGAACCTGCCCCGCCAATGCCCGCCATTTCGGCGACTTTGCCGATCCTCATTCCAGTGTATCCAGAATGACCGCGGAGCGCGGAGGCATCGACCTCATGGCAGAGATGGAAACACGGCCGGTCAACAAATACCTGCCACCGCGGCCAAAAACACTGCCAGGCAAGGAAGCCGCACTGGCGCCAGCTGTCGTGCCGAAAGCCGATGAAGGCCTGCTCGGCTGGATCGACCGGGCACTTGAGGGGCTTGGATAA
- a CDS encoding RidA family protein → MADAIEARLADMGIVLAEPPKPVASYVGFVRQDNLVFVSGQLPLAGGKLTATGLLGRDVSLENGAAAARQCAINLLAQMKAACDGDLDRIARCVRLGGFVASTPDFTDHPKVINGASDFIGEALGEKGAHARAAVGVAALPLNACVEVEAVFAVS, encoded by the coding sequence ATGGCGGATGCAATAGAAGCAAGGCTGGCGGATATGGGCATCGTATTGGCAGAGCCGCCCAAACCGGTGGCAAGCTATGTCGGCTTCGTGCGCCAGGACAATCTTGTTTTCGTTTCCGGCCAGTTGCCGCTGGCCGGGGGAAAACTGACCGCAACCGGCCTGCTGGGCCGTGATGTCAGCCTGGAGAACGGCGCTGCAGCCGCCCGCCAGTGCGCCATCAACCTGCTGGCACAGATGAAAGCTGCCTGCGACGGTGACCTGGACCGGATTGCCCGATGTGTGCGTCTCGGCGGTTTTGTGGCCTCAACCCCCGATTTCACCGATCATCCCAAGGTGATCAACGGGGCATCGGATTTCATCGGCGAAGCCCTGGGCGAAAAGGGCGCCCATGCCCGTGCCGCCGTTGGCGTTGCTGCCCTGCCGCTCAACGCCTGTGTTGAGGTTGAGGCGGTTTTTGCCGTTTCCTGA
- a CDS encoding LysE family translocator — protein MTLEIYLAYLATVLVFFVHPPGPSQLLFIAHSMRYDVRNAMPTMAGDLSANSLQIAIAGFGLAGLIHLSAGFFFVIKWFGVAYLVWLGIRAIRSGSSKAAVPAKKGHLFRQGFITSAANPYAVVFFAALFPQFIDPAAPLTRQIVILGATYLIIDGAILLMMGAAAEKLTARLGGRFHAWANRLSGVFMIIAAILLAMKDIASPQAAALERPAK, from the coding sequence ATGACGCTGGAAATCTATCTTGCCTATCTGGCAACGGTGCTGGTCTTTTTCGTTCATCCGCCAGGACCAAGCCAGTTGCTCTTCATCGCCCATTCCATGCGATATGATGTGCGCAATGCGATGCCCACCATGGCCGGTGACCTGAGTGCAAATTCGCTGCAAATTGCCATTGCGGGGTTCGGTCTTGCCGGTCTTATTCATCTTTCGGCAGGGTTCTTTTTTGTTATCAAGTGGTTTGGCGTCGCCTATCTTGTCTGGCTCGGCATCCGTGCAATCCGCTCCGGTTCGTCGAAAGCCGCCGTTCCGGCCAAGAAAGGGCATCTTTTCCGTCAGGGGTTCATCACGTCTGCAGCCAACCCCTATGCGGTGGTATTTTTTGCCGCGCTGTTTCCCCAATTCATCGATCCTGCCGCGCCCCTTACCCGGCAGATCGTTATTCTGGGCGCGACCTATCTCATCATTGATGGTGCCATCCTGCTGATGATGGGTGCGGCGGCGGAAAAACTGACGGCTAGGCTTGGCGGCCGGTTTCATGCCTGGGCCAACCGGCTTTCCGGTGTTTTCATGATCATCGCCGCTATCCTGCTGGCCATGAAGGATATCGCCAGCCCGCAAGCGGCCGCTCTGGAAAGACCTGCAAAATGA